The following coding sequences lie in one Nocardioides sambongensis genomic window:
- a CDS encoding NAD(P)H-dependent flavin oxidoreductase — protein MRTPLCDAFGIEYPIFAFTPSEHVAAAVSRAGGLGVLGCVRFNDADELDRTLDWMDENTDGKPYGVDVVMPMKIPTEGTSTDLSSHIPEDHKRFVDETLLKLGVPPLPEGEGREGVLGWLHSMARSHVDVALQHRPVLIANALGTPPNDVIAECQAAGLKVAALAGAPKHAQSHVANGVDIIIAQGYEAGGHTGEIASMVLTPDIVDAVGPHVPVLGAGGIGSGRQIAASLGLGAQGVWTGSIWLGTEEYRNLASNKGWETAFLRATSSDTVRTRVYTGKPARLLKTKWTQAWEEEGAPAPLPMPLQNLLVADAHNRINASGDPDVISMPVGQIVGRMNEVRPVAEVMGDLVAEFEATVKNLSAIAGL, from the coding sequence ATGCGCACCCCCCTGTGCGATGCCTTCGGCATCGAGTACCCGATCTTCGCGTTCACCCCCTCCGAGCACGTCGCCGCCGCGGTCTCCCGTGCCGGCGGACTCGGGGTCCTGGGCTGCGTCCGATTCAACGACGCCGACGAGCTCGACCGGACCCTCGACTGGATGGACGAGAACACCGACGGCAAGCCGTACGGCGTCGACGTGGTGATGCCGATGAAGATCCCCACCGAGGGCACCTCCACCGACCTGTCCAGCCACATCCCCGAGGACCACAAGAGGTTCGTCGACGAGACCCTCCTCAAGCTCGGAGTGCCGCCACTGCCCGAGGGCGAGGGGCGCGAGGGAGTGCTCGGCTGGCTGCACTCGATGGCGCGCTCGCACGTGGACGTCGCCCTTCAGCACCGGCCCGTCCTGATCGCGAACGCCCTGGGCACGCCCCCGAACGACGTGATCGCCGAGTGCCAGGCCGCCGGCCTCAAGGTGGCCGCCCTGGCCGGTGCGCCCAAGCACGCGCAGAGCCACGTGGCGAACGGCGTCGACATCATCATCGCTCAGGGCTACGAGGCCGGTGGGCACACCGGGGAGATCGCCAGCATGGTGCTCACTCCCGACATCGTCGACGCGGTCGGCCCCCACGTGCCGGTCCTCGGCGCCGGGGGGATCGGGTCCGGTCGGCAGATCGCCGCGTCGTTGGGTCTGGGAGCCCAGGGAGTGTGGACCGGGTCGATCTGGCTCGGCACCGAGGAGTACCGCAACCTCGCCTCCAACAAGGGCTGGGAGACGGCGTTCCTGCGGGCGACCTCCTCCGACACCGTCCGCACCCGCGTCTACACCGGCAAGCCGGCCCGGTTGCTCAAGACCAAGTGGACCCAGGCGTGGGAGGAGGAGGGTGCGCCGGCCCCGCTCCCGATGCCGCTGCAGAACCTGCTCGTCGCGGACGCCCACAACCGGATCAACGCCTCGGGCGACCCGGACGTGATCTCGATGCCGGTGGGACAGATCGTGGGCCGGATGAACGAGGTCCGTCCAGTCGCCGAGGTGATGGGAGACCTGGTCGCGGAGTTCGAGGCGACCGTGAAGAACCTCAGCGCGATCGCGGGTCTCTGA
- a CDS encoding acyl-CoA dehydrogenase family protein, with protein sequence MDFLFTPEQDEAADLAARILADRTTNDRLKQVEAAGDRFDRALWADLSDAGLLSLHVPERQGGAGLGLIELARVLVEVGRRVAPVPLAVHGACTALLAGTEIELGDRIFTAAVAEERSHLPGTPTVRAEADGALTGVKTLVRAGMVAEAFLVTATGPDGLGVHLVDADADGVERVAQRTSDGDVAALVTFRGAPAQRVGDEAAAERLAELLITCAAAEQLGVTEGALRLTAEYAKTREQFGRPIGTFQAVSQRLADGFIDVLAQRLTLWQAVWRLAEGLPAAQEAATAKLWAADAGHRLAHTTVHVHGGVGIDLDGEAHRYFTAGKRFEFLFGGATEQALAIGRGFAAAG encoded by the coding sequence ATGGACTTCCTCTTCACCCCCGAGCAGGACGAGGCCGCCGACCTGGCCGCCCGGATCCTGGCCGACCGGACCACCAACGACCGCCTGAAGCAGGTGGAGGCCGCGGGCGACCGGTTCGACCGGGCGCTCTGGGCCGATCTCAGCGACGCCGGTCTGCTCTCGCTGCACGTCCCCGAGCGACAGGGCGGCGCCGGGCTGGGCCTGATCGAGCTCGCCCGCGTCCTCGTCGAGGTCGGCAGGCGGGTCGCCCCCGTGCCGCTGGCCGTGCACGGCGCCTGCACCGCCCTGCTCGCCGGCACGGAGATCGAGCTCGGAGACCGGATCTTCACCGCGGCGGTCGCCGAGGAGCGCTCACACCTGCCCGGTACGCCGACGGTGCGGGCCGAGGCCGACGGTGCGCTGACCGGGGTGAAGACCCTGGTCCGGGCCGGGATGGTGGCCGAGGCGTTCCTGGTGACCGCGACCGGTCCGGACGGGCTCGGCGTGCACCTGGTGGACGCGGACGCGGACGGAGTGGAGCGCGTCGCGCAGAGGACCAGCGACGGCGACGTCGCCGCGCTGGTGACGTTCCGCGGGGCTCCCGCCCAGCGGGTCGGGGACGAGGCTGCGGCGGAACGGCTCGCCGAGCTCCTGATCACCTGCGCCGCCGCGGAGCAGCTCGGGGTCACCGAGGGCGCGCTCCGGCTCACCGCGGAGTACGCGAAGACCCGGGAGCAGTTCGGACGACCGATCGGCACCTTCCAGGCGGTCTCCCAGCGGCTGGCCGACGGCTTCATCGACGTCCTGGCCCAGCGGCTGACCCTGTGGCAGGCGGTGTGGCGCCTCGCGGAGGGCCTCCCCGCCGCCCAGGAGGCCGCCACCGCGAAGCTGTGGGCCGCCGACGCCGGGCACCGCTTGGCGCACACCACGGTGCATGTCCACGGCGGCGTCGGCATCGACCTCGACGGCGAGGCGCACCGCTACTTCACCGCCGGCAAGCGGTTCGAGTTCCTCTTCGGCGGCGCCACCGAGCAGGCCCTGGCCATCGGGCGCGGCTTCGCCGCCGCCGGCTGA
- a CDS encoding acyl-CoA dehydrogenase family protein gives MHLALEPQQIALREELRAYFADLVTPEIRAGLASATGEFGEAGVYKKVIAQIGADGWLGIGWPKEYGGQARSMVEQLIFTDAAAIAGVPIPYLTLNTVGPTIMRFGSDEQKDHFLPKILAGQLHFSIGYSEPGSGTDLASLRTRATLDESAGEWVIDGQKMWTSLIQYADWIWMACRTEPEAPRHKGLSMILVPADAEGFSYTPVHTVAGVHTSATYYSDVRVPADNLVGERGGGWALMTNQLNHERVALTSAAPLQHSLTLVKEWAAQTRNPDGGRVIDTEWVQIALGRAHARIEALTLVNWKLAADADHGVALSPAEASATKIYGSELATEVYRSLMEIVGPHAGVTADSPGAVLAGRLERFHRSSLVMTFGGGTNEIQRDIIGYVGLGLPAAKRA, from the coding sequence ATGCACCTCGCACTGGAACCTCAGCAGATCGCGCTGCGGGAGGAGCTCCGCGCCTACTTCGCCGATCTGGTGACTCCCGAGATCCGAGCCGGGCTGGCCTCGGCCACCGGCGAGTTCGGTGAGGCCGGGGTCTACAAGAAGGTGATCGCCCAGATCGGCGCGGACGGTTGGCTCGGCATCGGGTGGCCCAAGGAGTACGGCGGTCAGGCCCGCTCGATGGTGGAGCAGCTGATCTTCACCGACGCCGCGGCGATCGCCGGGGTGCCGATCCCCTACCTTACCCTGAACACGGTCGGGCCCACGATCATGCGGTTCGGCAGCGACGAGCAGAAGGACCACTTCCTGCCGAAGATCCTCGCCGGCCAGCTGCACTTCTCGATCGGCTACTCCGAGCCCGGGTCCGGCACCGACCTCGCCTCGCTGAGGACCAGGGCGACCCTGGACGAGAGCGCCGGCGAGTGGGTGATCGACGGACAGAAGATGTGGACGTCGCTGATCCAGTACGCCGACTGGATCTGGATGGCCTGCCGGACCGAGCCCGAGGCACCCCGGCACAAGGGGCTGTCGATGATCCTGGTGCCGGCCGACGCCGAGGGGTTCTCCTACACGCCCGTGCACACCGTCGCCGGCGTGCACACCTCGGCGACGTACTACTCCGACGTGCGGGTGCCGGCCGACAACCTCGTCGGCGAGCGCGGTGGCGGCTGGGCCCTGATGACCAACCAGCTCAACCACGAGCGCGTCGCGCTGACCTCCGCCGCGCCGTTGCAGCACTCCCTCACCCTGGTCAAGGAGTGGGCCGCGCAGACCCGCAACCCCGACGGCGGTCGGGTGATCGACACCGAGTGGGTGCAGATCGCCCTGGGCCGCGCGCACGCCCGGATCGAAGCGCTCACCCTGGTCAACTGGAAGCTGGCCGCCGACGCCGACCACGGCGTCGCGCTGTCACCCGCCGAGGCGTCCGCCACCAAGATCTACGGCTCGGAGCTGGCGACCGAGGTCTACCGCAGCCTGATGGAGATCGTGGGTCCGCACGCGGGCGTGACCGCCGACTCCCCCGGCGCCGTCCTCGCCGGCCGTCTCGAGAGGTTCCACCGGTCGTCGCTGGTGATGACCTTCGGCGGCGGCACCAACGAGATCCAGCGCGACATCATCGGCTATGTGGGCCTGGGCCTGCCCGCCGCGAAGCGCGCCTGA
- a CDS encoding Rieske 2Fe-2S domain-containing protein gives MSDTRMLDQGTAPERFARGWHCLGLASAFADGKPHAIQGFGTKLVVWQDSKGELNVLDGYCRHMGGDLTQGEVKGDEIACPFHDWRWGGDGKCKEIPYARRVPLRARTQRYETAVVNDQLLVWHDVQGSKADREILPPQLPGVAEGEYTDWVWNTEEIIGSHCRELIDNVVDMAHFYYVHFAFPTSFRNVFEGTEATQFMESKGRPDKADGGYGDSDLFLRSEARYYGPAYMINWLDTDYKGFNTEVVLINCHVPTGPDSFTLHYGITVKKPEGMDDATADFIAKKYADMFGSGFLQDVHIWKNKVPVQNPLLCEEDGPVYQLRRWYEQFYVDVDDIDPEMTDRFEFEVDTTKANEYWQAEVADNLAKKAEQDAAAGVPAGH, from the coding sequence ATGAGCGACACCCGGATGTTGGACCAGGGGACCGCGCCCGAGCGGTTCGCACGTGGTTGGCACTGCCTCGGGCTGGCATCGGCGTTCGCCGACGGCAAGCCGCACGCGATCCAGGGCTTCGGCACCAAGCTCGTGGTGTGGCAGGACAGCAAGGGCGAGCTCAACGTGCTCGACGGCTACTGCCGGCACATGGGTGGCGACCTGACCCAGGGTGAGGTCAAGGGCGACGAGATCGCCTGCCCGTTCCACGACTGGCGGTGGGGAGGCGACGGCAAGTGCAAGGAGATCCCGTACGCGCGCCGGGTCCCGCTGCGTGCCCGCACCCAGCGCTACGAGACCGCGGTGGTCAACGACCAGCTGCTGGTCTGGCACGACGTCCAGGGCTCCAAGGCCGACCGGGAGATCCTCCCGCCGCAGCTGCCCGGCGTGGCCGAGGGTGAGTACACCGACTGGGTGTGGAACACCGAGGAGATCATCGGCTCCCACTGCCGGGAGCTGATCGACAACGTGGTCGACATGGCGCACTTCTACTACGTGCACTTCGCCTTCCCGACCAGCTTCCGCAACGTCTTCGAAGGCACCGAGGCGACCCAGTTCATGGAGTCGAAGGGCCGGCCCGACAAGGCCGACGGCGGCTACGGCGACTCCGACCTGTTCCTCCGGTCCGAGGCGCGGTACTACGGGCCGGCGTACATGATCAACTGGCTGGACACCGACTACAAGGGCTTCAACACCGAGGTCGTGCTGATCAACTGCCACGTGCCCACCGGCCCGGACTCGTTCACGCTGCACTACGGCATCACCGTGAAGAAGCCGGAGGGGATGGACGACGCGACGGCCGACTTCATCGCCAAGAAGTACGCCGACATGTTCGGCAGCGGCTTCCTCCAGGACGTGCACATCTGGAAGAACAAGGTGCCCGTGCAGAATCCGCTGCTCTGCGAGGAGGACGGACCGGTCTACCAGCTGCGCCGCTGGTACGAGCAGTTCTACGTCGACGTCGACGACATCGACCCGGAGATGACCGACCGCTTCGAGTTCGAGGTCGACACCACCAAGGCCAACGAGTACTGGCAGGCCGAGGTCGCCGACAACCTGGCGAAGAAGGCCGAGCAGGACGCGGCCGCCGGGGTCCCGGCGGGGCACTGA
- a CDS encoding ferredoxin--NADP reductase: MDIESFVLDVVDIVDETADARSISFAQPADAAEKFDYKPGQFLTVAIPSDQTGIAARCYSLSSSPHDGGPLTVTVKRTAEGYASNWLCDNLKTGDTLRVLPPSGIFSPASLDRELLLFAGGSGVTPIMSIVRTALDEGTGRIVVFYANRDERSVIFADELARLSAENPERLQVIHWLESVQGLPTAEQMRAFAGQHLAADAFVCGPAPFMKMVTGVLKELEFPRDRRHQEKFVSLGGNPFGDVEELQRAEEEIAAAESDDDGAAADVFSDLAAGPVKLEVELDGDTFAYDDWDPKQTMLDFLEGKGVKAPYSCREGECSACAIRLIEGDVKMTHNDVLDDEDLEDGIRLGCQAHPTTDTVKVSYS, encoded by the coding sequence GTGGACATCGAGTCCTTCGTGCTGGACGTCGTCGACATCGTCGACGAGACCGCGGACGCGCGGTCGATCAGCTTCGCCCAGCCGGCCGACGCCGCGGAGAAGTTCGACTACAAGCCGGGCCAGTTCCTCACTGTCGCGATCCCGAGTGACCAGACCGGCATCGCCGCCCGCTGCTACTCGCTCTCCAGCAGCCCGCACGACGGGGGACCGCTGACCGTCACCGTCAAGCGCACCGCCGAGGGCTACGCGTCCAACTGGCTCTGCGACAACCTCAAGACCGGCGACACCCTGCGGGTGCTGCCGCCGTCGGGCATCTTCAGCCCGGCGTCGCTGGACCGTGAGCTCCTGCTCTTCGCCGGCGGCTCCGGGGTGACGCCGATCATGTCGATCGTGCGGACGGCGCTCGACGAGGGCACCGGCCGGATCGTCGTGTTCTACGCCAACCGCGACGAGCGCTCGGTGATCTTCGCCGACGAGCTGGCCCGTCTCTCCGCCGAGAACCCCGAGCGCCTGCAGGTCATCCACTGGCTGGAGTCGGTGCAGGGCCTCCCCACCGCGGAGCAGATGAGGGCCTTCGCCGGCCAGCACCTCGCCGCGGACGCCTTCGTCTGCGGCCCCGCGCCGTTCATGAAGATGGTGACCGGCGTGCTCAAGGAGCTGGAGTTCCCGCGGGACCGCCGGCACCAGGAGAAGTTCGTCTCGCTCGGCGGCAACCCCTTCGGTGACGTCGAGGAGTTGCAGCGTGCCGAGGAGGAGATCGCGGCGGCCGAGTCCGACGACGACGGCGCCGCCGCGGACGTCTTCTCCGACCTCGCCGCGGGGCCGGTCAAGCTCGAGGTCGAGCTCGACGGCGACACCTTCGCCTACGACGACTGGGACCCGAAGCAGACCATGCTCGACTTCCTGGAGGGCAAGGGCGTCAAGGCGCCCTACTCGTGCCGGGAGGGGGAGTGCTCGGCGTGCGCCATCCGCCTGATCGAGGGCGACGTGAAGATGACCCACAACGACGTCCTCGACGACGAGGACCTCGAGGACGGCATCCGGCTCGGTTGCCAGGCCCACCCCACCACGGACACCGTGAAGGTCAGCTACAGCTGA
- a CDS encoding MBL fold metallo-hydrolase: MSYVGDVTVGGSPQVRELDALTITKVAVDEKMSNNAYLLRCRETGAQALIDAADSPETLLPLIGDDGLAAVVTTHQHWDHHRALPAVVEATGAAVVAGEPDADAITEQTGVPVTVRVRDGDTVAVGAATLQVIRVTGHTPGSIVLGYDDTASGGTWHLFTGDSLFPGGVGNTFGDAAAFRTLVDDVESKIFGRFGDDTWFYPGHGDDSRLGDERPHLPEWRERGW; the protein is encoded by the coding sequence GTGAGCTATGTCGGAGATGTCACGGTCGGCGGGTCCCCCCAGGTGCGCGAGCTCGATGCGCTCACCATCACCAAGGTCGCGGTCGACGAGAAGATGTCCAACAACGCCTATCTGCTGCGGTGCCGGGAGACCGGTGCCCAGGCCCTGATCGACGCGGCGGACTCCCCCGAGACGCTGCTACCGCTGATCGGGGACGACGGGCTCGCCGCGGTGGTCACCACCCACCAGCACTGGGACCACCACCGCGCCCTCCCCGCGGTGGTCGAGGCCACCGGCGCGGCGGTGGTCGCCGGCGAGCCCGACGCCGACGCCATCACCGAGCAGACCGGGGTGCCGGTCACCGTCCGGGTGCGCGACGGCGACACCGTCGCGGTGGGCGCGGCCACGCTGCAGGTGATCCGGGTCACCGGCCACACCCCGGGCTCGATCGTCCTCGGGTACGACGACACCGCATCCGGCGGCACCTGGCACCTCTTCACCGGCGACTCCCTGTTCCCCGGCGGCGTCGGCAACACGTTCGGGGACGCGGCCGCGTTCCGGACGCTCGTCGACGACGTCGAGTCCAAGATCTTCGGCCGGTTCGGCGACGACACCTGGTTCTACCCAGGTCACGGCGACGACTCCCGGCTCGGCGACGAGCGGCCGCACCTCCCGGAGTGGCGCGAACGCGGCTGGTGA
- the uvrA gene encoding excinuclease ABC subunit UvrA, translated as MTDQLIIRGAREHNLKDVSIDLPRDSLIVFTGLSGSGKSSLAFDTIFAEGQRRYVESLSAYARQFLGQMDKPDVDFIEGLSPAVSIDQKSTSKNPRSTVGTITEVYDYLRLLYARAGRPHCPTCGAPIEQQTPQQIVDRMLTLEEGTRFQVLAPVVRGRKGEYVDLFRQLQTQGFSRARVDGETHGLDNPPTLDKKLKHTIEVVVDRLAVKESAKRRLTDSVETALGLAGGLVVFDLVDSGQELKFSEKMACPNEHPIETDDLEPRSFSFNSPFGACPSCTGLGTRMEVDPELVVPDETATLAEGALQPWSHAHVADYFGKLLIALGEELGFDVDTPWSDLSARARKAILEGHPTKVHVVTRNRYGRERSYYAQFEGVRTYVERRHREAESDTSRERFEGFMREVPCPVCAGSRLKPVSMAVTLGSRDHGGKNIAEVCALPINEAADYLNDLDLSARERQIGERVLKEIQERLNFLLDVGLDYLSLDRPSGSLSGGEAQRIRLATQIGAGLVGVLYVLDEPSIGLHQRDNQKLIETLVRLKDLGNTLIVVEHDEDTIKVADWVVDIGPGAGEHGGQVVHSGTVADLYTHPDSMTGQYLSGRREIAVPPIRRPRTIGRELRVHGAREHNLQNIDVSFPLGMFVAVTGVSGSGKSTLVNDILYTSLAKQIYNARTIPGRHQKITGLEHVDKVIHVDQSPIGRTPRSNPATYTGVFDHVRKLFAQTPEAKVRGYQQGRFSFNVKGGRCEACSGDGTIKIEMNFLPDVYVPCEVCHGARYNRETLEVHYKGKTIAEVLDMPIEEAVDFFAAVPAIARHMTTLMEVGLGYVRLGQPATTLSGGEAQRVKLAAELQKRSTGRTVYVLDEPTTGLHFEDIRKLLGVLSSLVDKGNSVLVIEHNLDVIKTADWIVDMGPQGGSRGGTVVAEGTPEDVVGVPESFTGQFLAPLLDGREAVQSKAVRAPAAEPAPARGPGAKKAAAKKAAAKAPAKKSAARRTTTRRSGASS; from the coding sequence GTGACCGACCAGTTGATCATCCGCGGCGCGCGCGAGCACAACCTCAAGGACGTCTCGATCGACCTGCCGCGGGACTCCCTGATCGTCTTCACCGGGCTCTCCGGCTCGGGGAAGTCGAGCCTCGCGTTCGACACCATCTTCGCCGAGGGCCAGCGCAGGTACGTCGAGTCGCTCTCGGCGTACGCGCGGCAGTTCCTCGGGCAGATGGACAAGCCCGACGTCGACTTCATCGAGGGTCTCTCCCCGGCGGTCTCGATCGACCAGAAGTCGACCAGCAAGAACCCCCGCTCGACCGTCGGCACCATCACCGAGGTCTACGACTACCTGCGGCTGCTCTACGCACGCGCCGGCCGGCCGCACTGCCCGACCTGCGGCGCACCGATCGAGCAGCAGACCCCGCAGCAGATCGTCGACCGGATGCTGACGCTCGAGGAGGGCACCCGGTTCCAGGTGCTGGCTCCCGTGGTGCGCGGGCGCAAGGGTGAGTACGTCGACCTGTTCCGGCAGTTGCAGACCCAGGGGTTCTCCCGGGCCCGGGTGGACGGCGAGACGCACGGCCTCGACAACCCACCGACCCTGGACAAGAAGCTCAAGCACACGATCGAGGTCGTGGTCGACCGGCTCGCGGTGAAGGAGTCGGCCAAGCGCCGGCTCACCGACTCCGTCGAGACCGCGCTCGGTCTGGCCGGCGGCCTGGTCGTCTTCGACCTGGTCGACTCCGGCCAGGAGCTCAAGTTCTCGGAGAAGATGGCGTGCCCCAACGAGCACCCGATCGAGACCGACGACCTCGAGCCGCGCTCGTTCTCCTTCAACTCTCCCTTCGGCGCCTGTCCGTCCTGCACCGGACTCGGCACCCGGATGGAGGTCGACCCCGAGCTCGTCGTGCCCGACGAGACGGCGACCCTGGCCGAGGGCGCACTGCAGCCGTGGAGCCACGCGCACGTGGCCGACTACTTCGGCAAGCTGCTGATCGCGCTGGGCGAGGAGCTCGGCTTCGACGTCGACACCCCGTGGTCCGACCTGTCCGCCAGGGCGCGCAAGGCGATCCTGGAGGGCCACCCGACGAAGGTCCACGTGGTGACCCGCAACCGCTACGGACGGGAGCGCTCCTACTACGCCCAGTTCGAGGGCGTCCGGACCTACGTGGAGCGGCGCCACCGTGAGGCCGAGAGCGACACCAGCCGGGAGCGCTTCGAGGGGTTCATGCGCGAGGTGCCGTGTCCCGTCTGCGCCGGCAGCCGGCTCAAGCCGGTCTCCATGGCGGTGACCCTCGGCAGCCGGGACCACGGCGGCAAGAACATCGCCGAGGTCTGCGCCCTGCCGATCAACGAGGCGGCCGACTACCTCAACGATCTCGATCTCTCCGCTCGCGAGCGCCAGATCGGCGAGCGGGTGCTCAAGGAGATCCAGGAGCGGCTCAACTTCCTCCTCGACGTCGGCCTCGACTACCTCTCGCTCGACCGCCCCTCCGGCTCGCTCTCCGGTGGCGAGGCCCAGCGGATCCGGCTGGCCACCCAGATCGGGGCCGGCCTGGTCGGTGTCCTCTACGTCCTGGACGAGCCGTCCATCGGCCTGCACCAGCGGGACAACCAGAAGCTCATCGAGACCCTGGTCCGCCTCAAGGACCTCGGCAACACGCTGATCGTGGTCGAGCACGACGAGGACACGATCAAGGTCGCCGACTGGGTGGTCGACATCGGCCCCGGCGCCGGAGAGCACGGCGGTCAGGTGGTGCACTCCGGCACGGTCGCGGATCTCTACACGCACCCCGACTCGATGACCGGGCAGTATCTCTCGGGTCGCCGGGAGATCGCGGTGCCGCCGATCCGTCGTCCGCGGACGATCGGACGTGAGCTCCGGGTGCACGGCGCCCGCGAGCACAACCTGCAGAACATCGACGTCTCGTTCCCGCTGGGGATGTTCGTCGCGGTCACCGGTGTGTCCGGCTCCGGCAAGTCGACGCTGGTCAACGACATCCTCTACACCTCGCTGGCCAAGCAGATCTACAACGCCCGCACCATCCCGGGCAGGCACCAGAAGATCACCGGTCTCGAGCACGTGGACAAGGTGATCCACGTGGACCAGTCGCCGATCGGCCGGACCCCTCGCTCCAACCCGGCCACCTACACCGGCGTCTTCGACCACGTGCGCAAGCTGTTCGCGCAGACCCCCGAGGCCAAGGTGCGGGGCTACCAGCAGGGTCGGTTCTCGTTCAACGTCAAGGGTGGGCGCTGCGAGGCCTGCTCCGGTGACGGCACGATCAAGATCGAGATGAACTTCCTGCCGGACGTCTACGTGCCGTGCGAGGTCTGCCACGGCGCCCGCTACAACCGCGAGACGCTGGAGGTCCACTACAAGGGCAAGACCATCGCCGAGGTCCTCGACATGCCGATCGAGGAGGCGGTGGACTTCTTCGCCGCGGTGCCGGCCATCGCCCGGCACATGACCACGCTGATGGAGGTCGGGCTGGGGTACGTGCGGCTCGGCCAGCCCGCGACGACGCTCTCCGGCGGAGAGGCACAGCGGGTGAAGCTCGCCGCCGAGCTCCAGAAGCGCTCGACCGGGCGTACCGTCTACGTGCTCGACGAGCCGACCACCGGTCTGCACTTCGAGGACATCCGCAAGCTCCTCGGCGTGCTGTCCAGCCTGGTCGACAAGGGCAACTCCGTGCTGGTCATCGAGCACAACCTGGACGTGATCAAGACCGCCGACTGGATCGTCGACATGGGACCCCAGGGCGGATCCCGCGGCGGCACCGTGGTCGCCGAGGGCACGCCCGAGGACGTCGTCGGCGTGCCGGAGAGCTTCACCGGACAGTTCCTGGCCCCGCTGTTGGACGGGCGCGAGGCGGTCCAGTCGAAGGCGGTGCGAGCACCGGCGGCGGAGCCGGCGCCGGCGCGTGGGCCGGGTGCGAAGAAGGCGGCTGCGAAGAAGGCGGCTGCGAAGGCTCCCGCCAAGAAGAGCGCGGCAAGGCGGACGACGACTCGCAGGTCCGGAGCCAGCTCCTGA
- a CDS encoding Rieske (2Fe-2S) protein gives MATLNRRHALGGAAAAGIGAPLLAACGGESADPDAPTTVSASPDGGNTPTSGAAEGGSSGGAASGLVAVDDVPVGGGVVVSAEEIVVTQPTDGEFKAFTAVCTHSQCLVTSVEDGEIVCPCHGSHFAVADGAVTSGPAPSALAEVGIEVVDGQVVRS, from the coding sequence ATGGCAACCCTGAACCGCCGACACGCACTCGGGGGCGCGGCCGCCGCCGGCATCGGAGCGCCGCTGCTCGCGGCCTGCGGCGGTGAGAGCGCCGACCCGGACGCACCCACCACCGTCAGCGCGTCGCCGGACGGCGGCAACACCCCGACGTCGGGCGCCGCGGAAGGCGGGTCCTCCGGAGGCGCTGCGTCCGGGCTGGTCGCCGTCGACGACGTGCCGGTCGGCGGGGGCGTGGTCGTCTCCGCCGAGGAGATCGTGGTCACCCAGCCCACCGACGGCGAGTTCAAGGCGTTCACCGCGGTGTGCACGCACTCGCAGTGCCTGGTGACCTCGGTGGAGGACGGAGAGATCGTCTGCCCCTGCCACGGCAGCCACTTCGCGGTCGCGGACGGCGCGGTGACCTCCGGCCCGGCGCCGTCGGCGTTGGCCGAGGTGGGGATCGAGGTCGTCGACGGTCAGGTGGTCCGTTCGTGA
- a CDS encoding Rieske (2Fe-2S) protein has translation MKDVRASRRIVFQGLGALGVAVALAGCGGGESEAPEVEAGTELATTDEVPVGGGVVLTEEKVVLTQPTDGEFKAFTAVCTHQGLTVTSVDGDTIRCSHHGSAYSATSGEVTGGPATQALAEVAIEVDGDRILSA, from the coding sequence GTGAAGGACGTGCGTGCCTCCCGCCGGATCGTCTTCCAGGGTCTGGGCGCCCTCGGTGTGGCCGTCGCGCTGGCCGGTTGCGGTGGCGGGGAGTCCGAGGCTCCGGAGGTCGAGGCCGGCACCGAGCTGGCCACCACGGACGAGGTCCCGGTCGGTGGCGGCGTGGTGCTCACCGAGGAGAAGGTGGTGCTCACCCAGCCCACCGACGGCGAGTTCAAGGCGTTCACCGCGGTCTGCACCCACCAGGGGCTCACCGTGACGTCCGTCGACGGCGACACGATCCGGTGCAGCCACCACGGCAGCGCCTACTCGGCGACGTCCGGCGAGGTCACCGGCGGTCCGGCGACCCAGGCGCTGGCCGAGGTCGCCATCGAGGTCGACGGCGACCGGATCCTCTCCGCTTGA